Part of the Acidobacteriota bacterium genome is shown below.
GCGTCCCAACGCGGACACCACCGTGACCTTCAACGCCGAGGTGGTGGACACCGAGTACGTCTCCGACGCCGGCCTGCCCATCCTCTTCGACGGCTCCGTGGCGCCGGTGCCGCGGGAGCGCTCCTACCAATCGCCCTTCGATCTCTCGGAGCAGGATCTGCTGCGCCTCCAGCTGGACGTCGAGCATCGCTTCTCCGACCATCTGACCCTGCGCAACAAGACCTATTACCGCTCCCTCGAATGGCTGTCCCGGGGCACCAACTTCAACGGCGTCTTCCCCGATGGCTTTGGTGGCCTGCAGGTTTCCCGCACGCTCCTCGATCTGGATGACGAGCAGGTCTTTCTCGGCAATCAGCTGGAGCTGCTGAGCCGCTTCGATCTCGGCCCCACCACCCATTCGCTGCTGGTGGGCTTGGAGGTCTCGCAGCTGGAGGACGAGTTCACCTTCGGTGTCGGCCTGCTGCCGTCCCTCGATCTCTTCAACCCCCAGGAGCCGGATCCGGTGACGGTCGTCCCCATCCCCGGTCAGGCCTTCGGCGCTGACGCCCGCAGCCTGGTGACCGCCACCTACGCGGTGGATCAGATCGTGTTCAACGATTTCTTCCAGCTGCTTCTGGGCGTGCGCTACGACAACATCGACTTTGAGGACGACCTCTTCGGTACCGACCGTACGGAGGACGAGGTGAGCCCCATGGTGGGCGTGGTGCTCTCCCCCAGCGACGACCTCTCCTTCTACGCCAGCGCCGGCGAGGCCTTCGCGCCGCCGTCGACCTTCGTGGTGGGGGAGGAACGGGAGCCGGAGACCAGCAACCAGATCGAATTCGGCGTCAAGCAGCGGATGCTCGGCGGCAAGCTCCAGGGCACCCTGGCCATCTACCGCATCGACCGCGAGAAGATCGCCATCCCGGACCCCAACGGCGTTACTCAGCAGACCGGTGACCAGCGTTCCGAGGGTGTCGAGCTGGAGCTGGTGGCCCGCCCCGCCGACGGCTGGACGGCGCGCTTCGCCTACGCCTACACCGACGCCGAGCTCACCGAGTTCACCCAGCGCGTCCAGGTGGCCCAATTCCCGCCGGCCTTCCTGACCCTCGACCGCTCCGGCAACACCCCCGCCTTTGCGCCGGAGCATCTGGCCAACGCCTGGGTCAGCAAGACCTTCGACAACGGCTTCGGCCTCGGCGGTGGCGCCCGCTACGTCAGCGAGCAGTTCATCGCCGAGGACAACGCCTTCACCATCGACTCCTACACCACCTTCGACGCCGCCGTCTTCTACGAGCTCCCCGCGTGGCGCTTCCAGGTGAACTTCAAGAACCTCACCGACGAGGAATACTTCACCCGCGGCTTCGGCAACACCAGTGTCATCCCGGCGCCGGGATTCGAGGCATATGGAGGGGTTGAGTACCGGTTCTAGTTCACGACCTGGAGCTCAAGCGTCGCAGCAAAAACCCCCGGCCGGGAGCGAATCCCGACCGGGGGTTTTTCTTATGCCTTGGGGAGCGAACGCCGAATCAGCGGCCGCTCCCGGGGAGCGTTCAGGGGACCATGCGGATCCACCGCTGCATGATGCCCACGGAGCAGCCGAAGAAGGTATGACCCTGGCCGAGACCGAGCTCGGCGATGATCTGCTCGCAGCTGCAGCCGCCGGTCTCGGCGGTGGTGATGGGGGGCGCGACGGGCTGGAGCCAGCCCTGGCTCAAGGATTCGAAGACGGTGTCGTCGTCCACGAGAGCGTAGCGGAAGGGCCTGAGCCCCATGGTCGGCACCGACTCCGGAATCACCGTGTCGGCGCACAGATCGTCGCCGTCGAGGACGCCGTCGAGGTCGCTGTCCGCCAGCACGTAGAGCACCAGGCCATCGTGGTCGGACGCTCGCAGCGGCGTGGTGGGATCGTCCATCAGCACGTCCGGCACGTCGGCGTTGCTGCGGGCGTATTCGACACCGGTGACCAGCGGGGTGAGCTCCGAAGAGGTCAGCATGTGGTCCAGGACCTGGGCGCTGCCGCCGAAGACGAAGGAGTACTGCTCCTCCGCGGGCAGGGCCAGGATGGTGTTGATGAGATCCGGATTGACCAGGTCGGTGGCCGGGAACTCGGCTCCCGCCGGGTCCGGATTGCCGGTGACCTGCCCCATCACATCGACGTAGCCGTCGGTGAACTGGAAGGCGTTGAAGTCACCGGTGACCACCAGATGGATGGACGGATCCATGGTTTGCAGATCCTGGATCACGCCGGCCAGGAACTCGGCCTGCTCGAAGCGCTTGGTCTTGACCCGCGTACCGTTGGAGCCCGGGTCCTCGATGCCGCTCAGCGAGCGCTGGTGCACGCCGATGACGGTGATGGGGAAGTTCGCGCCACCCCCGACGTAGCGGGCGTCGAGGATCAGCGGCGGCCGGTCGTTGAGCAACGAGCCATCGAAGGTGAGCAGCACGTTGGCTCCCACCTGGGTGACGGCGTCCACCACGATGGTGTCGTCGCGGGTGAGGAAGCCGACGTCGATGCCGCCGACGTCGTTGCCCTCTTCCAAGAAGGCCGAGTAGGAGAGGGTCGGGTCGTCGCTGTTGATGCGCGCCGCCAGGCTCTGGAGCACGTTGAGGTTCTCCACCTCCTGTACCGCCAGGATGTCCGGCGCATCCAGCACGTTGCGCACGTGCAGCGAGAACTTATCGAGCAGGTCGTCGAACTCGGCGGTGGTGAGCACCGGCTCGCCGATATTCGGGTCGTCCTGGTCGTCGAAGAAGCGCAGCATGTTCTGGCTCGCGATGGTCAGC
Proteins encoded:
- a CDS encoding TonB-dependent siderophore receptor is translated as MSEENRVGETNLETVWEGPEGAREQCAVSSRRGWSSRLRFGLRAGLLTAALACFAAAPGMVSAQEAEEPPAEGPSSEESSSEEYVVEDEVFVEGRLPDIPTSNTVAAKLPLSLQETPASVSVVPSPLIEQQRGFVLGDALKNAAGLNVQTGNGVFDYFVVRGIDSVTGGLILTDGAPEPETTFYQLYNVDRVEVLKGPSAFLYGGSPLSGTVNLVRKQPQGQSFTRLRTSAGSFNTFEASIDTNHAFADGAFAFRLNSLYQESDNFRDDKESSNFAINPAFAWRPNADTTVTFNAEVVDTEYVSDAGLPILFDGSVAPVPRERSYQSPFDLSEQDLLRLQLDVEHRFSDHLTLRNKTYYRSLEWLSRGTNFNGVFPDGFGGLQVSRTLLDLDDEQVFLGNQLELLSRFDLGPTTHSLLVGLEVSQLEDEFTFGVGLLPSLDLFNPQEPDPVTVVPIPGQAFGADARSLVTATYAVDQIVFNDFFQLLLGVRYDNIDFEDDLFGTDRTEDEVSPMVGVVLSPSDDLSFYASAGEAFAPPSTFVVGEEREPETSNQIEFGVKQRMLGGKLQGTLAIYRIDREKIAIPDPNGVTQQTGDQRSEGVELELVARPADGWTARFAYAYTDAELTEFTQRVQVAQFPPAFLTLDRSGNTPAFAPEHLANAWVSKTFDNGFGLGGGARYVSEQFIAEDNAFTIDSYTTFDAAVFYELPAWRFQVNFKNLTDEEYFTRGFGNTSVIPAPGFEAYGGVEYRF